From the genome of Ralstonia insidiosa:
GTGGGGCTCGCAGATCAGCGACCACGTCATCGCCGGCGGCCATGTGGAAATCGACACCTACGTGGGCTACGCCACCACCGTCGCGCACGACATCGAGCTGACCACCGGGCTGTATCGCTACTGGTATCCGGGTGCCCGCTATGACAAGGCCTTTGCGGGCGGCCCGGCCACCGGCTACGGCTACACGGAGTGGATGGTTGGCACCGGTTGGCGCGGCGTGTCGGTCAAGCTGTGGACATCGTTGTCGAACTACTTCGGCTTTGATGGCAACTCGCTGGCCGACGGTATCGACAAAGGCAGCCGTGGCTCGACCTATGCCGAGGCCAACTGGGCTGTGCCGCTGCCCAACGATTTCACGCTTGGTCTGCACATCGGCCATGAGCACGTGCGTAACCACGGCGCATTCAGCTTTACCGACTACCGTGTCGAGCTGTCGCGGCCCATCAACAAGTTCCTGACGCTGTCCGCTGCCCTCACTGGTG
Proteins encoded in this window:
- a CDS encoding TorF family putative porin; amino-acid sequence: MRWRKVATMLGGAAACAAALPAHADDVPASDDKRWSANASVVSQYVSRGLRQTWGKPALQAGVDYTMPNGFYIGAWGSQISDHVIAGGHVEIDTYVGYATTVAHDIELTTGLYRYWYPGARYDKAFAGGPATGYGYTEWMVGTGWRGVSVKLWTSLSNYFGFDGNSLADGIDKGSRGSTYAEANWAVPLPNDFTLGLHIGHEHVRNHGAFSFTDYRVELSRPINKFLTLSAALTGADASAYANQVSARNGADRMTLGRRTVVLKLTAAY